A section of the Burkholderiales bacterium genome encodes:
- a CDS encoding sulfurtransferase — MKTRWATGWITVVAGLVVAMMTIARPAAAADPLVNVDWVKANLGKPGIVFIDFAPPADFLRGHIPGAVNSNYAKDGWREERASDKVPDMLPAKLEPLGEMIGKLGIDNATHVVLVPAGMSSTDMGVGTRVYWTFKVLGHDNVSLLDGGMAAWTKDKKNPLQTGAAKIEPKTFKIAVRKDMIVTMDDVKKAKAAGVLLVDNRPEDQFAGINRHPKATESGTIEGAKNLPNGWLTVNGGGEFRNKSQLDQLYKVASVPTSGDQINFCNTGHWASVGWFVSSELIGNKKAKMYDGSMVEWTMLKGGPVEQRVKLQ, encoded by the coding sequence ATGAAGACACGATGGGCGACAGGATGGATCACGGTGGTAGCCGGGCTCGTCGTCGCGATGATGACGATCGCCCGGCCGGCGGCCGCCGCCGACCCGCTGGTGAACGTGGACTGGGTGAAGGCGAACCTCGGCAAGCCCGGGATCGTGTTCATCGACTTCGCGCCGCCCGCGGACTTCCTCCGCGGCCACATCCCCGGCGCGGTCAACAGCAACTACGCGAAGGACGGCTGGCGCGAGGAGCGCGCGAGCGACAAGGTGCCCGACATGCTGCCCGCGAAACTCGAGCCGCTGGGCGAGATGATCGGCAAGCTCGGCATCGACAACGCCACGCACGTCGTGCTGGTGCCGGCAGGCATGTCCTCGACCGACATGGGCGTCGGCACGCGCGTCTACTGGACCTTCAAGGTGCTCGGCCACGACAACGTGTCGCTGCTCGACGGCGGCATGGCGGCGTGGACCAAGGACAAGAAGAATCCGCTGCAGACGGGCGCCGCGAAGATCGAGCCCAAGACGTTCAAGATCGCCGTCCGCAAGGACATGATCGTCACGATGGACGACGTGAAGAAGGCGAAGGCGGCCGGCGTTCTCCTCGTCGACAACCGGCCGGAGGACCAGTTCGCCGGCATCAACCGCCATCCGAAGGCGACCGAGAGCGGGACGATCGAGGGCGCGAAGAACCTGCCCAACGGGTGGCTCACCGTCAACGGCGGCGGCGAGTTCCGCAACAAGTCGCAGCTCGATCAGCTCTACAAGGTCGCGAGCGTGCCCACGAGCGGCGACCAGATCAACTTCTGCAACACCGGGCACTGGGCGTCGGTCGGCTGGTTCGTGTCGAGCGAACTCATCGGCAACAAGAAGGCGAAGATGTACGACGGGTCGATGGTCGAGTGGACGATGCTGAAGGGCGGCCCGGTCGAACAGAGGGTGAAGCTGCAATAG
- a CDS encoding sugar ABC transporter ATP-binding protein — MHAAAVPPPAPGAASAHRSGVAAADVLIRLRGIRKRYGAVEALRGVDLDVLRGEVLAICGDNGAGKSSLIRVVSGAHAQDEGVIELEGAEVRFTSPQAALAAGVATIYQDLALAPRLPIWQNLFIGAELTRRVAGLPLLDKRRMREDARGYLARLNVAIDDTDRAVDTLSGGQRQAVAIARALRWSARLVIMDEPTAALGVAESRQVLDLIRELNRGGTTVILISHNMAEVVDVATRVAVLKGGRKVADRPTGGMSADDLAHLVMMGQMPAGTLQ, encoded by the coding sequence GTGCACGCCGCCGCAGTGCCGCCGCCCGCGCCGGGAGCGGCGAGCGCGCATCGAAGCGGCGTCGCCGCCGCCGATGTCCTGATCCGGCTCCGGGGCATCCGCAAGCGCTACGGCGCGGTCGAGGCGCTGCGCGGCGTCGATCTCGACGTCCTGCGCGGCGAGGTGCTCGCGATCTGCGGCGACAACGGCGCCGGCAAGTCGAGCCTCATCCGCGTGGTCTCGGGGGCGCACGCGCAAGACGAGGGCGTCATCGAGCTCGAAGGCGCCGAAGTCCGCTTCACGTCGCCGCAGGCCGCGCTCGCCGCCGGCGTGGCGACGATCTATCAGGACCTCGCGCTCGCCCCGCGGCTTCCGATCTGGCAGAACCTGTTCATCGGCGCCGAACTGACGCGAAGGGTGGCAGGGCTGCCGCTCCTCGACAAGCGGCGGATGCGCGAGGACGCGCGCGGCTATCTCGCGCGCCTCAATGTGGCCATCGACGACACCGACCGGGCGGTCGACACGCTCTCCGGCGGCCAGCGCCAGGCGGTCGCCATCGCCCGCGCGCTGCGCTGGAGCGCGCGCCTCGTGATCATGGACGAGCCCACGGCAGCGCTCGGGGTCGCGGAGAGCCGGCAGGTGCTCGATCTCATCCGCGAGCTGAACCGCGGCGGAACCACCGTGATCCTCATCAGCCACAACATGGCCGAAGTCGTCGACGTCGCCACGCGCGTGGCGGTGCTGAAGGGCGGCCGCAAGGTGGCCGACCGACCCACCGGAGGCATGAGCGCCGACGATCTCGCGCACCTCGTCATGATGGGCCAGATGCCCGCGGGAACCCTGCAATGA